A portion of the Cryptomeria japonica chromosome 5, Sugi_1.0, whole genome shotgun sequence genome contains these proteins:
- the LOC131061971 gene encoding oligopeptide transporter 7, with product MKGSREDGGGDIISYQDVYPANGLVPTEDENEQSPVEQVALTVPTTDDPSMPTLTFRMWVLGVLSCVLLSFLNQFFWYRTEPLSVTAISAQIAVLPLGRLMAATLSKRKLFAGSKWEFSMNPGPFNIKEHVLITIFANSGAGSVYAIHIVSAVKIFYKKRLDLFVAFLIVITTQVLGFGWAGIFRRYLVEPAAMWWPSNLVQVSLFRALHEKEKRPKGGLTRNQFFLLVLTCSFAYYILPGYMFLMITSLSWVCWIFPKSVLAQQLGSGMQGLGIGVIGIDWSTISSYLGSPLASPWFAIANVAVGFVLVMYVITPLAYWMNLFDAKTFPIFSSHLFTSSGHQYNISEIIDSNFHLDLAAYQKYGTLNLSTFFAMTYGVGFAALTATIVHVLLFHGKEIWHLSMSAFTDRSVDVHTKLMRKYKQVPELWFQLILIGTIALSIFACEYYIDQLQLPWWGVLFACLIALVFTLPIGIIAATTNQAPGLNIITEYIIGYIYPGRPVANICFKVYGYISMTQALTFLQDFKLGHYMKIPPRNMFMAQVVGTVISSIVYLGTAWWMMETIPNICDTNVLPSNSPWTCPMDRVFFDASVIWGLIGPRRIFGDLGKYESISWFFLGGAIAPLLVWLVHKAYPDKKWIRLINMPILIGATGMMPPATAVNYTSWILTGFIFSFVIYRYKKDWWQRHNYVLSAGLDAGLAFMGVLLYVCLGLENISLNWWGENLDGCPLASCPTAKGIVVEGCPAFS from the exons ATGAAAG GCAGCAGAGAAGATGGAGGAGGAGACATAATTTCATACCAGGATGTGTATCCTGCGAATGGATTGGTTCCTACAGAAGATGAAAATGAACAATCACCAGTTGAACAGGTGGCACTTACTGTGCCCACAACAGATGACCCAAGCATGCCTACTTTGACCTTCAGAATGTGGGTCCTTGGTGTTCTGTCATGTGTGTTGTTATCTTTTCTGAATCAGTTCTTTTGGTACAGAACAGAGCCCCTCTCTGTAACTGCAATCTCTGCTCAGATTGCAGTACTTCCTCTTGGCCGGCTAATGGCAGCTACCTTAAGCAAGAGGAAGTTATTTGCTGGAAGCAAGTGGGAGTTCTCAATGAATCCTGGACCGTTTAACATAAAGGAGCATGTGCTTATTACAATTTTTGCTAATTCAGGAGCTGGCAGTGTGTATGCTATTCATATAGTAAGTGCTGTCAAGATTTTCTACAAGAAGAGGCTGGATCTGTTCGTTGCTTTTCTCATTGTTATAACAACCCAG GTACTGGGATTTGGATGGGCAGGAATCTTCAGAAGATATTTAGTGGAGCCTGCTGCCATGTGGTGGCCGTCAAATCTTGTCCAGGTTTCTCTCTTCAG AGCTCTTCATGAAAAGGAGAAGAGACCCAAAGGAGGCCTTACGAGAAATCAGTTCTTTCTATTAGTTCTTACATGTAGTTTTGCCTATTATATTTTACCAGGCTATATGTTTCTCATGATCACATCACTTTCATGGGTCTGCTGGATATTTCCTAAATCTGTACTGGCACAACAACTGGGTTCAGGAATGCAAGGTCTTGGTATAGGTGTAATTGGTATTGATTGGTCCACAATTTCTTCATATTTGGGAAGCCCGCTTGCTAGTCCTTGGTTTGCCATTGCCAATGTAGCTGTTGGATTTGTGCTTGTAATGTATGTGATCACACCATTGGCATATTGGATGAATCTTTTTGATGCAAAGACATTCCCCATATTTTCTAGTCATCTTTTCACCTCCTCTGGCCATCAGTACAATATCTCCGAGATTATTGATTCAAATTTCCATCTGGACTTAGCCGCCTATCAGAAGTATGGCACATTAAATTTAAGTACCTTCTTTGCTATGACGTATGGAGTGGGATTCGCTGCCTTGACTGCCACAATAGTTCATGTACTTCTTTTCCATGGAAA AGAAATTTGGCATCTGAGCATGTCTGCTTTTACGGATCGTTCAGTGGATGTGCACACGAAGTTAATGAGAAAATACAAACAGGTGCCGGAATTATGGTTCCAACTAATACTTATTGGCACTATTGCTTTGTCCATCTTTGCATGTGAGTACTACATTGATCAGCTTCAATTACCCTGGTGGGGAGTACTGTTTGCATGTCTTATTGCTCTGGTCTTCACACTTCCTATTGGCATTATTGCTGCAACCACCAATCAG GCTCCAGGTCTGAACATCATCACGGAATACATTATAGGTTACATTTATCCTGGAAGACCAGTTgcaaacatatgcttcaaagtatACGGTTACATTAGCATGACTCAAGCCCTCACATTCTTACAAGACTTTAAACTGGGTCATTATATGAAAATCCCCCCACGAAATATGTTCATGGCACAG GTAGTAGGCACAGTAATTTCATCAATAGTGTACTTAGGAACAGCCTGGTGGATGATGGAGACCATTCCCAATATCTGTGACACAAATGTCTTGCCTTCAAACAGCCCCTGGACTTGTCCAATGGACCGGGTTTTCTTTGATGCCTCTGTAATATGGGGATTGATAGGACCCAGGAGGATTTTTGGAGACCTCGGCAAATATGAGTCCATTAGTTGGTTTTTCTTAGGTGGGGCAATTGCTCCACTTTTGGTATGGCTGGTTCATAAAGCATACCCAGACAAAAAATGGATCAGATTGATTAATATGCCAATACTAATTGGGGCAACAGGAATGATGCCCCCTGCAACAGCTGTCAATTACACAAGCTGGATACTAACGGGATTCATTTTCAGCTTTGTTATCTATAGATACAAGAAAGATTGGTGGCAAAGGCATAATTATGTGCTTTCAGCTGGGTTGGATGCAGGATTAGCATTCATGGGAGTGCTACTATATGTGtgcttgggattggaaaatatTTCCTTGAATTGGTGGGGAGAAAATTTGGATGGATGCCCTTTGGCATCATGCCCCACTGCCAAGGGCATTGTAGTTGAAGGCTGCCCTGCATTTTCTTGA